One Watersipora subatra chromosome 4, tzWatSuba1.1, whole genome shotgun sequence genomic window carries:
- the LOC137394084 gene encoding uncharacterized protein translates to MARRFDPPNALLLDEHREETFRVFKKQWERYAIVSKLSKEDEDYRSALLLYTVGEPAVKLVESSGKERTTVTQILDILESHCVGTKNELYHDFVFGTADQKEGEDFDTLLARLRSLEKVCNFEELKDRMLRNRLVLGIQNNDTRRKLLASTEQTLESVIKLCKSEKRATTTLQKIQAEEAVNVNEISKRSHRSFKDTKSATRSVDCKYCGRRHAARKESCKAFGKICNFCKAENHFEAVCLKKKAGAHASTHAIAGGD, encoded by the coding sequence ATGGCTCGCAGGTTTGACCCTCCTAATGCACTGTTGTTAGATGAACATCGTGAAGAAACGTTTCGGGTGTTCAAGAAACAATGGGAGAGATATGCTATAGTAAGTAAATTAAGCAAGGAAGACGAGGACTACCGTTCTGCATTGTTACTATACACAGTTGGTGAACCTGCAGTAAAGCTAGTAGAATCTAGTGGAAAAGAACGCACGACTGTTACACAAATACTAGATATTCTTGAGTCACATTGTGTTGGAACAAAGAATGAGCTGTACCACGACTTTGTGTTTGGTACTGCTGACCAGAAGGAGGGAGAGGATTTCGACACTCTCTTAGCAAGACTGCGCAGTCTGGAAAAAGTGTGCAACTTTGAAGAGTTGAAGGATAGAATGCTGCGCAACAGACTTGTGTTAGGCATTCAAAACAATGACACAAGAAGAAAACTGCTGGCTTCTACTGAGCAAACACTTGAGTCTGTAATTAAGCTCTGTAAGAGTGAGAAACGTGCTACTACTACTCTTCAAAAAATACAAGCAGAGGAAGCAGTTAATGTGAATGAAATCTCAAAGAGAAGTCATCGTTCCTTTAAGGACACAAAATCGGCAACTAGGTCGGTGGATTGCAAATACTGTGGCAGAAGGCATGCTGCCAGGAAGGAATCTTGCAAAGCTTTTGGCAAGATTTGCAATTTTTGCAAGGCAGAAAATCATTTTGAAGCTGTCTGTCTTAAAAAGAAAGCTGGTGCGCATGCATCGACACATGCGATAGCAGGGGGAGACTAG
- the LOC137394083 gene encoding uncharacterized protein: MMRTDLPDRPWQIVSSDLFTCELIEKFTQKYDIRHQTSSPHHQQGDGKAESAVKTAKRLITKANEDGTDAYLALLAHRNTPQEGLDYSPAQRIFGRRCRTRLPTTASLLSPSNPNTDSVKSALEQKQSVDKAVYDQHTKELKPLQDGDVVRLGPVTLGQKVWRRAQVTQRLDERSYMVQPERGAPVRRNRVDIRKVTHPTKSEPKVLSTPETTTSEPVIDNSTSTNTKEREVQ, from the exons ATGATGAGGACAGACCTACCAGATCGTCCATGGCAGATTGTGTCTAGTGATCTCTTCACATGTG AATTAATTGAAAAGTTCACTCAAAAGTATGACATTAGACATCAAACCTCAAGTCCACATCATCAACAGGGGGATGGCAAGGCGGAATCAGCAGTCAAGACAGCAAAAAGACTAATAACTAAAGCTAACGAAGATGGGACTGATGCCTATTTAGCGCTACTAGCCCATAGAAACACACCTCAAGAAGGGCTTGATTACAGTCCAGCTCAGCGAATTTTTGGTCGTCGTTGCAGGACAAGGTTGCCAACTACTGCATCATTACTAAGCCCATCAAATCCAAATACTGATAGTGTAAAATCTGCACTTGAACAAAAACAATCTGTAGACAAGGCTGTGTATGACCAGCACACAAAGGAACTAAAACCTCTGCAGGATGGGGATGTAGTTCGACTTGGACCAGTGACCTTGGGTCAGAAAGTTTGGCGACGTGCTCAAGTCACACAACGTCTGGATGAACGATCTTATATGGTGCAACCAGAGAGAGGAGCTCCTGTTCGTAGGAACAGAGTGGATATTAGAAAAGTCACTCATCCAACAAAGTCTGAACCAAAAGTACTCAGCACTCCTGAAACAACAACATCAGAACCAGTGATAGACAACTCAACATCTACCAACACTAAAGAGAGGGaggtacagtaa